The following proteins are encoded in a genomic region of Pyricularia oryzae 70-15 chromosome 6, whole genome shotgun sequence:
- a CDS encoding X-Pro dipeptidyl-peptidase → MPNPTKDLHTVDETSFPYIFEQNATVQLKTCDGLIRCNVYRPKNSGPAPVLVTYGPYGKDIHYHDFHPKSYAEVNPNHKSDHSAWETPDPKFWTRHGYVVVRADERGLGQSPGVLDTMSRGTSDAFCELIEWAADQPWSSGKVGLLGISYYAGSQWRVAARKPKGLAAMIPWEGMSDYYRDRCRHGGILSNAFIKFWWNRQVITNQYGRPGRSASNWGPDTIEGDLPADELERNRNDQTIDNQKHRFRDEEYYASKEYDMGDIEVPLLSVGNWGGILLHLRGNIEGYVQANSEFKYLRMITGRHDLPFYYDEEVEIQRSFLDAFLKGEDRVGWATKGKLPSVDLVMRKGNVGFNDAQAERAYTRRAESQWPPASTVYTTYHCHPDGVLSTAAPSLPRRTKLSYRALGTLANPSLVSFSTPKFETETEITGHPRARLSVSVTPDASGPTPSEIDVFLTLRYIGPDEKEVFYTGTAGDPVPLCKGWLRTSLRKVNESHRKHRAYLPHRDYTSADVLPVIPGEVYTIDIEVWPTNVVVEKGGRIVFEVASGDTQGSGIFLHDDPVDRAVEKLQGVNNINFGEGLENYLVLPVIP, encoded by the exons ATGCCCAACCCCACCAAAGATCTACACACGGTAGACGAAACTTCGTTTCCATACATCTTTGAGCAGAATGCCACAGTCCAGCTCAAGACCTGCGATGGCCTCATCCGCTGCAATGTCTACCGACCAAAGAACTCTGGCCCGGCACCGGTTCTGGTGACCTACGGCCCCTACGGCAAGGATATCCATTATCACGA CTTTCACCCCAAGTCATATGCCGAGGTCAACCCCAACCACAAGTCCGACCACTCGGCCTGGGAGACCCCCGATCCGAAGTTCTGGACCAGGCATGGCTACGTCGTAGTGCGTGCCGATGAGCGCGGCCTCGGCCAGTCCCCCGGAGTTCTCGACACCATGTCCCGAGGTACCTCTGACGCCTTCTGCGAGCTGATCGAATGGGCCGCTGACCAGCCGTGGTCTTCGGGCAAGGTTGGCCTGCTGGGCATCAGCTACTACGCTGGCAGTCAATGGCGCGTCGCCGCTCGCAAGCCAAAGGGGCTGGCTGCCATGATTCCGTGGGAAGGAATGTCTGACTATTATCGCGACCGCTGCCGCCACGGAGGGATCTTGTCAAACGCCTTCATCAAGTTTTGGTGGAATCGCCAAGTCATTACGAACCAGTACGGCAGGCCAGGCCGTAGCGCGAGCAATTGGGGCCCAGATACCATCGAGGGCGACCTGCCGGCCGACGAATTGGAGCGGAACCGCAACGATCAAACCATCGACAACCAAAAGCACCGCTTCCGGGATGAGGAATACTACGCCTCCAAGGAGTATGACATGGGCGACATCGAGGTCCCATTGCTGTCAGTCGGCAACTGGGGCGGGATACTTTTGCACCTGAGAGGAAACATTGAAGGATACGTGCAAGCAAACTCCGAGTTCAAGTACTTGCGCATGATCACCGGTCGGCACGATCTCCCCTTTTACTATGACGAGGAGGTTGAGATCCAACGCTCATTCCTGGATGCCTTTCTCAAGGGAGAGGATCGCGTGGGATGGGCCACAAAAGGCAAACTTCCTTCTGTTGATCTTGTCATGCGAAAGGGCAATGTTGGCTTCAACGACGCCCAGGCCGAGAGAGCCTACACTCGCCGCGCCGAGTCCCAGTGGCCGCCCGCTAGCACCGTGTATACAACTTATCACTGCCACCCAGACGGTGTCCTTTCCACTGCGGCACCTTCACTACCAAGACGGACAAAGCTTTCCTACCGCGCATTGGGCACACTTGCGAATCCATCCTTGGTCTCTTTCTCGACTCCCAAGTTCGAGACCGAGACTGAAATCACGGGTCACCCTCGCGCACGCCTCTCCGTCTCCGTAACACCCGACGCTTCGGGACCGACGCCCTCGGAAATTGACGTGTTCCTGACCCTGCGGTATATTGGTCCTGATGAAAAGGAAGTATTCTACACAGGAACAGCTGGAGACCCGGTTCCACTGTGCAAGGGTTGGCTCCGCACGTCTCTCCGCAAGGTCAACGAGTCCCACCGCAAGCATCGCGCCTACCTCCCCCACAGGGACTACACAAGTGCCGACGTACTTCCCGTAATCCCGGGGGAGGTCTACACGATCGACATTGAAGTCTGGCCTACTAATGTGGTTGTCGAAAAGGGGGGTCGGATAGTGTTTGAGGTGGCTTCGGGCGACACGCAGGGGTCGGGAATCTTCCTGCACGACGACCCCGTTGACCGGGCGGTGGAGAAGCTGCAGGGTGTTAACAACATCAACTTTGGGGAGGGTCTGGAGAATTACCTCGTCCTGCCTGTTATTCCGTAG
- a CDS encoding C6 transcription factor RegA, which yields MAPPQPAEASSAAPSNIFQCGICARSYSRADHLTRHIRSHTQHKPYTCQHCGKSFGRIDLLRRHVAAHNPENASGKGGRGGRIARGQHLERRVSQACRNCSQNHLRCSDSKPCSRCVKDSLECVWPQQHNQPKHQLPLEQNNLQAEDGNEDGEGDLQEDEDVESSTADPDAGRGSLMANVPPTDDTSSGSVNPAAPHLMTMDSGFSRPPAPDSISAIDVGYSRPPPHNSMTSLLPQGIPNNMEPMPHIAVPPPEGGLDAFQVFGHHHHDSIMTDFPHSPRRLPAYAFLDADFDLNEVDLGFLESYNTNIPFNLYFQESPNTITSPATTRQETVSSISGIAVNESSAPAAVASQTRRSRWRFVPNKNDRGGNEEQNLSLPTEDLGTSPESRIHFQQGLGTAEPLRTSTRDKLLCMIVENCRPDNRIKAVSSFPSTELLNVLIQFYLTSTISQPESFIHLASFSPNTARPELVAGIIAHGAVMTLDPTLVKLGFAIQECVRVAIPRRWEADNRATRDLELAQAFLINLRISLWSGDSRKMEIAESFLQPLLTILRRAGNLQRSRYPPLNLQLLQTTENLDEEWRSWVELESWKRLVFQLWLHDADNSIALLVQPLLSYAEFHAPLPDHPSTWRAGGPEEWRRAQLHQLESSDPIARSEQSHHFVVKPSIVDYLADFNTVDSIVSIRASVDQRLAKLSFLAGVWRLSWEYNQLKALQRPTFNAINHSMPPGGQTHLRTSFFMTSRYDELHSMLDRFALGQDQHSTPEVTLRLEVVRLSLDVPLADVQFFAGLDGPEEARRVHPALRMWVCTPSARRAVAHAGQVVRATRRVSKTDMSGLAATALYHSAQVLLVYGALLREAGVDTPRDATAVFLDGEDRDAIERFVHLDRGSPAVRLYGGRACAQQPSSNYADGVQEKQAQQQQTMTALLSDSPMVLKAVSQVLRSKYEDGRRPILIDSIIQLLTDLGGDGSGV from the exons ATGGCACCACCGCAGCCTGCCGAGGCCTCTAGTGCGGCTCCGTCGAACATATTCCAATGTGGCATCTGTGCCCGAAGCTATTCCCGGGCGGACCACCTGACCCGCCACATCCGCTCACACACCCAACACAAACCCTACACTTGTCAGCACTGCGGTAAGTCGTTTGGACGCATCGATTTGCTTCGCAGGCACGTGGCCGCCCATAACCCGGAAAATGCCTCGGGCAAAGGTGGCCGTGGCGGACGCATTGCCCGGGGCCAGCACCTGGAGAGGAGAGTCTCGCAGGCATGTCGAAACTGCTCGCAGAATCATTTGAGGTGCTCGGATAGCAAACcatgcagccgctgcgtcaaGGATAGTCTCGAATGCGTGTGGCCGCAGCAGCATAATCAGCCGAAACACCAATTACCATTGGAGCAAAACAACTTGCAGGCCGAAGACGGGAATGAAGACGGAGAAGGGGATTTGCAAGAGGATGAAGATGTAGAATCATCCACTGCCGATCCCGATGCTGGACGCGGCTCGCTTATGGCAAATGTGCCCCCAACAGACGACACTAGCTCCGGCTCGGTGAATCCGGCTGCCCCACATTTGATGACAATGGACTCGGGCTTCTCCAGACCTCCGGCACCCGACTCCATATCGGCGATTGATGTCGGCTACTCAAGGCCGCCGCCTCATAACTCAATGACTTCGTTATTGCCGCAAGGCATACCTAACAATATGGAACCGATGCCGCACATCGCCGTTCCCCCTCCTGAAGGCGGACTAGACGCCTTTCAGGTATTCGGCCACCATCATCATGATTCCATAATGACCGATTTCCCGCACTCACCACGCCGCCTGCCAGCATACGCTTTTCTTGATGCCGACTTTGACCTTAACGAAGTCGATCTCGGGTTTCTCGAATCTTATAATACCAACATTCCTTTCAATCTCTACTTCCAAGAGAGCCCCAACACCATCACCAGCCCGGCAACAACTAGACAGGAGACAGTGAGCTCCATATCGGGCATCGCCGTCAACGAGTCTTCTGCTCCCGCGGCGGTGGCAAGTCAGACTCGACGATCAAGGTGGCGTTTTGTGCCCAACAAGAATGACCGTGGCGGCAACGAGGAACAAAACCTTTCCCTACCTACCGAAGATCTGGGAACTTCGCCCGAGTCTCGAATCCACTTCCAACAAGGACTAGGCACAGCTGAGCCGTTGCGAACGAGTACAAGGGACAAGCTGTTATGCATGATTGTGGAGAACTGCCGTCCCGACAACCGGATCAAGGCAGTGTCGTCGTTCCCGTCAACGGAGCTCCTCAACGTTCTCATTCAGTTCTATCTGACATCAACAATATCGCAGCCAGAGTCTTTTATACACCTGGCTTCATTCAGTCCTAATACCGCGCGGCCCGAGCTGGTGGCAGGGATAATAGCTCATGGTGCCGTCATGACGCTCGACCCAACATTGGTCAAACTGGGCTTCGCAATCCAAGAGTGCGTGAGGGTGGCCATTCCAAGAAGG TGGGAAGCCGACAACCGCGCAACCCGCGACCTCGAACTTGCCCAGGCATTCTTGATCAACCTCCGAATTAGCCTATGGTCCGGCGACTCACGGAAGATGGAGATTGCCGAATCGTTCCTGCAGCCGCTTCTTACCATTCTGCGTCGGGCCGGAAACCTCCAACGGTCCCGCTACCCACCCTTGAACCTCCAGCTCCTCCAAACGACGGAAAACTTGGATGAGGAGTGGAGAAGCTGGGTGGAGCTGGAATCCTGGAAGCGGCTCGTCTTTCAATTATGGCTTCATGACGCCGACAACAGCATCGCACTACTTGTTCAGCCGCTGTTGTCGTATGCCGAGTTCCACGCCCCGCTGCCTGACCACCCGAGTACGTGGCGCGCTGGCGGACCTGAGGAGTGGCGGCGAGCTCAACTGCATCAGCTCGAGAGCAGTGACCCAATCGCTCGCAGCGAGCAGTCACATCATTTCGTAGTAAAGCCAAGCATAGTGGACTATCTGGCCGACTTCAACACCGTCGACTCGATCGTCTCTATACGCGCGTCTGTTGACCAGCGTCTCGCCAAGCTCTCCTTCCTGGCCGGCGTTTGGCGGCTCAGCTGGGAGTATAACCAACTGAAGGCTTTACAGCGGCCGACCTTCAACGCTATCAACCACTCCATGCCCCCAGGCGGCCAGACGCACCTGCGAACAAGCTTTTTCATGACGTCCCGCTACGACGAGCTTCACAGCATGCTGGACCGCTTCGCCCTCGGCCAGGACCAGCACTCCACGCCCGAGGTCACCCTCCGGCTCGAAGTCGTCCGCCTAAGCCTGGACGTGCCGCTGGCGGACGTGCAGTTCTTTGCGGGCCTCGACGGGCCCGAGGAGGCGCGCCGCGTGCATCCGGCCCTGCGGATGTGGGTATGCACCCCTTCTGCCCGGCGGGCGGTCGCACACGCCGGTCAAGTCGTCCGGGCGACGAGGCGCGTCAGCAAGACCGACATGTCTGGGCTGGCCGCGACGGCGCTGTACCACTCGGCGCAGGTTCTGCTGGTCTACGGGGCGCTGCTGCGCGAGGCCGGTGTCGATACGCCCAGGGATGCGACTGCGGTGTTTCTGGACGGCGAGGACCGCGACGCGATTGAGCGGTTTGTGCACCTCGATCGTGGGTCCCCGGCCGTGCGCCTGTATGGCGGTCGTGCTTGTGCTCAACAGCCGTCGTCGAATTATGCAGATGGGGTCCAGGAGAAGCAagcccagcagcaacagacCATGACTGCCCTCTTGTCCGACTCGCCGATGGTCTTGAAGGCCGTGTCCCAGGTTCTCAGGTCCAAGTATGAAGATGGGCGAAGGCCTATTCTAATCGACAGCATCATCCAACTCTTGACAGATCTTGGAGGCGACGGGTCTGGGGTGTAA
- a CDS encoding cupin domain-containing protein has translation MALEGTLRHPDRYITTHDETTGKAIVDTSIPAKAPFYRLGDGKIKTGVEFAQCFITSAFPAELAGGADLASYSSFLASPPGLVVNGGTVLRYVDMEPGHVSPMHRTLSMDYGIVIEGEVELLLDSGDTRPMKRGDVCVQRATMHAWRNLSSTEWARMLFILQPVQPFEVGGKMVEEDLGTMKGVKKSE, from the coding sequence atggctCTCGAAGGCACCCTCCGCCACCCGGACCGGTACATCACGACCCACGACGAGACAACCGGCAAAGCCATAGTCGACACCAGCATCCCGGCAAAGGCGCCCTTTTACCGGCTGGGCGACGGCAAGATCAAGACCGGGGTCGAGTTCGCGCAGTGCTTCATCACGTCTGCCTTCCCGGCCGAGCTGGCAGGCGGTGCCGACCTGGCCTCGTACAGCAGCTTCCTCGCCTCTCCGCCGGGGCTCGTGGTCAACGGCGGCACGGTGCTGCGCTACGTCGACATGGAGCCGGGCCACGTGAGCCCCATGCACCGGACCCTGAGCATGGACTACGGCATCGTCATCGAGGGCGAGGTCGAGCTGCTGCTCGACTCGGGGGACACGAGGCCCATGAAGAGGGGCGACGTCTGCGTCCAGAGGGCCACCATGCATGCTTGGCGCAACCTGAGCAGCACCGAGTGGGCCAGGATGTTGTTCATCCTGCAGCCGGTCCAGCCGTTTGAGGTCGGTGGAAAGATGGTAGAGGAGGACCTGGGGACCATGAAGGGAGTCAAGAAGTCCGAGTAG
- a CDS encoding fumarylacetoacetase: MATQHSTGDGWAHHFSVVNIPFGIASSPRFPSPQPATRVDNDVIFLCKLYEQGLLSSVPDLPAGVFKYSTLNAFAALPKTVHSAVREAIQNAWREGSVSSESREDVSSVTMHLPVHVSDFTDFSCSLEHVKNAGRIVVNNANPPPGFFHFPTAYAGRASSVVVSGTPIERPLGHFPDRTVQVEAPAKPPVIFAPTRALDYEVEFAAVIGTPLPMGQRTASVAAVDRHIFGFVLLNDWSARDIQGLEMLPLGPCNGKNLGTSVSPWVVLPDALSPFRTQGPEHLGPVAPHLADPVRGTFDVTFEVAVQPAGAGDFATAGRSSLKDLYWTPRQMVSHIVSAGAPLRTGDLMATGTVSGAGRDKAGCLLEATEGGKVPLELGGGLKRAYLEDGDVVRITAVAGGEGSGVGFGEVVGQVLPARELA, encoded by the exons ATGGCGACACAACATTCAACAGGCGACGGGTGGGCGCATCACTTTTCCGTCGTCAACATACCTTTTGGCATAGCATCGTCGCCTCGCTTCCCCTCACCCCAGCCCGCCACCAGGGTCGACAACGACGTCATTTTTCTTTGCAAACTTTACGAGCAAGGACTGCTCAGCAGCGTGCCGGACCTCCCCGCTGGTGTCTTCAAGTACTCGACCCTCAATGCCTTTGCGGCGCTGCCCAAGACGGTGCACAGCGCCGTGCGCGAGGCCATACAAAATGCCTGGCGGGAGGGGAGTGTTTCTAGCGAGAGCAGGGAGGACGTCAGCAGTGTCACTATGCACCTTCCTGTTCACGTGAGCGACTTTACAG aCTTCTCGTGCAGCCTAGAACACGTCAAGAACGCCGGGCGCATCGTCGTTAACAACGCCAACCCACCGCCGGGCTTCTTCCACTTCCCCACCGCCTACGCCGGGCGGGCCAGCTCCGTGGTGGTGTCAGGGACGCCCATCGAGCGGCCGCTGGGTCACTTTCCCGACCGCACGGTGCAGGTGGAAGCCCCCGCCAAGCCGCCCGTCATCTTTGCGCCGACGCGCGCGCTGGACTACGAGGTCGAGTTCGCCGCCGTGATCGGCACCCCGCTGCCCATGGGCCAGCGCACGGCCAGCGTCGCCGCCGTGGACCGCcacatctttggcttcgtgcTGCTCAACGACTGGTCCGCGCGCGACATCCAGGGGCTCGAGATGCTGCCGCTCGGGCCCTGCAACGGCAAGAACCTGGGCACCAGCGTGTCGCCGTGGGTGGTGCTGCCGGACGCCCTGTCGCCGTTCCGCACGCAGGGGCCCGAGCACCTTGGTCCCGTCGCGCCGCACCTCGCCGACCCCGTGCGCGGCACCTTTGACGTGACCTTTgaggtggcggtgcagcCCGCCGGGGCCGGGGATTTTGCCACCGCGGGCAGGTCGAGCCTCAAGGATCTGTACTGGACGCCGCGGCAGATGGTGTCGCATATCGTGAGCGCCGGTGCGCCGTTGCGGACGGGGGATTTGATGGCCACGGGCACGGTGAGCGGCGCCGGGAGGGACAAGGCAGGCTGTCTGCTCGAGGCTACCGAGGGTGGCAAGGTGCCGCTCGAGCTTGGAGGAGGGCTGAAGAGGGCGTACCTGGAAGATGGGGACGTTGTGCGGATCACGGCGGTTGCAGGTGGTGAGGGCAGTGGAGTGGGTTTTGGGGAGGTGGTTGGCCAAGTATTACCTGCGCGAGAACTTGCCTAG
- a CDS encoding salicylate hydroxylase, translated as MTVDEPLKITIVGGGIGGLVTAIALRGPGRRITVLERSRMLREVGATISLQPNASRIIDSWGLAPFLEACKPLSDQAFMIRNAAGKLVNTMTFDRARFGADRVMYHRQDLHSALRRAAESTDRPGPPAVIRTACRAVGCDLEEGAVLLEGGEVVCGDVVVGADGIRSALRDVVVGKQCEIHPTGLTAYRIHLPRSIIETAVRDHGAPPEMGDLDRPGTTMILGHERRVLFGPARGGELYGGVCLVPDDQLLEALPGEAWNGAGSKKALLASFEGFPDWFLAMIKLVADEDVGLWQLRDIDPLDAWSKGRAILIGDAAHAMLPTQGQGASQAVEDAEALQAYLADLPARPTGDQVCEALRKVWEVRHQRAILIQNFSRAQGRQNAGADASGKVTMNPGEFLQFNCSYLGAKDWEIRMKERRTGMEAFI; from the exons ATGACCGTCGAcgaacccctgaaaatcacCATCGTGGGCGGAGGAATAGGTGGCCTTGTCACT GCCATCGCCCTCCGCggcccaggccgccggaTCACAGTCCTGGAGCGCTCCCGCATGCTCCGCGAAGTCGGGGCGACCATCTCCCTGCAGCCCAACGCCTCGAGAATAATCGACAGCTGGGGCCTGGCGCCGTTCCTGGAGGCCTGCAAGCCCCTGTCCGACCAGGCCTTCATGATCCGCAACGCCGCCGGCAAGCTGGTCAACACCATGACCTTTGACCGGGCCAGGTTCGGCGCCGATCGGGTCATGTACCACCGGCAGGATCTTCACTCGGCGCTGCGCCGCGCCGCCGAGAGCACAGATCGGCCCGGCCCACCTGCGGTCATCAGGACGGCGTGCAGGGCTGTGGGCTGCGATCTGGAAGAGGGAGCTGTGCTACTGGAGGGGGGAGAGGTGGTGTGTGGAGACGTGGTCGTGGGGGCGGACGGCATCAGGTCGGCGCTGAGGGACGTCGTGGTGGGCAAGCAGTGCGAAATCCACCCGACGGGCCTGACGGCGTACCGCATCCACCTGCCGCGGTCGATCATCGAGACCGCCGTCAGGGATCACGGCGCGCCACCTGAGATGGGCGACCTCGATCGGCCCGGCACGACCATGATCCTGGGCCACGAGCGGCGGGTCTTGTTTGGTCCCGCGAGGGGCGGGGAGCTGTACGGCGGCGTCTGCCTCGTCCCCGACGACCAGCTGCTCGAGGCCCTCCCGGGCGAGGCTTGGAATGGCGCCGGGTCCAAGAAGGCGCTCCTCGCGTCGTTTGAGGGATTTCCGGACTGGTTCCTGGCCATGATCAAGCTGGTGGCGGACGAGGACGTTGGACTGTGGCAGCTGCGCGACATTGACCCGCTCGATGCGTGGAGCAAGGGCCGCGCCATCCTCATCGGCGACGCGGCCCACGCCATGCTGCCGACCCAAGGACAGGGAGCATCGCAGGCCGTCGAGGACGCCGAGGCACTGCAGGCCTACCTTGCGGATCTGCCGGCCAGGCCGACGGGGGACCAGGTGTGCGAGGCGTTGAGGAAGGTCTGGGAGGTGAGGCACCAGCGGGCGATTCTGATTCAGAATTTCAGCAGGGCTCAGGGGAGGCAGAACGCAGGAGCGGATGCGTCTGGCAAGGTCACGATGAATCCTGGGGAGTTTTTGCAGTTTAATTGTAGTTATCTCGGGGCCAAGGACTGGGAGATCAGGATGAAGGAGAGGAGGACGGGGATGGAAGCTTTTATATAA